ggtgacccaccggtgggtcacgctagattgtctcatcttggcagcgcacccgagtaaaaactggtaacaataaacttcattttttagtttttttccgggaataataaaaatccataactgcCAATTGTTtgtaacggatgcaatttttatattgaattgcttctttgccgaaaataatattaataatttccttacagtgataaatttccttatagtgaattgttattgttgagaatagagtaactcctcccgaatattatctaatattgaaatagttctgctaccagtattttctcttttcccgtaccagtattttcacttttcccggcgtgaacatGTTAATCAATGCTCCAGAgtaaattggtaatttttctaagtttcagttaaaaaaaaaaaatttaaattaatcttccCGAACAGCAGTATCCTTTCCCTTGAGTGAGCATTAGTTCAAAGATAAGTTCATGCTCATTTTTCTAGGTTTCTTAGTATGAAATCTTACTATTGAgttcttttttccctttaatctATGCCCCAGAGTAAATTAGTCATTTTTCTaagtttcagaagaaaaaatttttttaaatgaatcttcCCGAACAGCAGTGTCCTTTCCCTTGAGTGAGCATTAGTTCAAAGATAAGTTCATGCTCATTTTTCTAGGTTTCTTAGTATGAAATCTTACTATTGAGTTCTTTTTTCCCTGTAATCTATGCCCCAGAGTAAATTAGTCATTTTTCTAAGTTTCAgttaagaaacattattttttaaatgaatcttcCCGAACAGCAATGTCCTTTCCCTTAAGTGAGCATTACTTCAAAGATAAGTTCACGCTCATTTTTCTAGGTTTCTTAGTATGAAATCTTAgtattaagttgttttttttcccttaatcaATGCCCCAGAGCTGGGGGGGGGGGCAACTGTGGCTCGCCGAAAGGTTTTATCTGGCCCGcggatataattttaacttgctGATCTGTggcgaatataaacaatatacatccacTTTCTTGcctacttttttaaagttattttactttcatttttaactaagtACTGCTGACCTTTtaactttctctatttttgttctacaaaacataaattggtggaaatagttagcacagacagcttcaattggtaaaatgttgaaagcagaagttctttatagaatagctgTAGATTGGTGccatctgaagcagttgtttctgAATATGCCAAAAATTGAGTTctacaaaatcattaccaaaagctagtttcccaAATATTTAATGCCTagaaaatcagtgctatgtttgcttcattttatttatgtgaaCAAGTGCTTTCATctatgaaccttagaaaaaaaaaaatattttagaaatagaatAACAGACAAACATTTACCattgttccttaaaataagtacatctTACTTGGAACTtcaatataaggaacttttaaaaatgaaattgcaattttattcatctcattaaatatttatgttaagaattgtatatagtattttttatattttagatgtaaaataactttgaacTGATATTTGAgatgtaaaataacttttagaataaaaaaaactttgcccacctaactttttattcttgattttttgccctcgaccaaaaaagtttgcccatccctgtcTCAGAGTAAATTAGTAACTTTCCTAAGTTTCAgctaagaaacatttttttaaatgaatctgcCTACGAGCAGCAGTGTTCTTTCCCTTGAGTAAGCATTAGTTGAAAGATAAGTTCATGCTTGTTTTTCTAGGTTTAGGCTTGGCAAATTCCAATGACATTAAGGTGAAAcattgattgaatatttttttctcctgacTTAGCCCAACACAAACAATTAATGTGACAGATAAAGATCAAAACTTAGAAAGATAAATTGTCGGAACTTACAAATATAATACATCTGTATTTACAAACgtagcaaatttataaattttttttaaaaatttttatttttaataactgaacCAAAAAGATGtttatatgtttgtttaaattgtaaatagtaagAAAGCATATTCAAACTTTGCCTTGAACCTGAGCTCATtgtatttgcataaataatgtCGTTCATCCCATCTCTAGCCTGAACTCAACTGAATCATTATCTTTAATCATTGggatcataaaattaaaaaaataaaggctttttttatacaatactgttttattttttacattctcAATGTTAATCTGTTTTGTAAATGCTATCGAAGTATTTTCAGCAATGAAATTTGTTATtactaatgatttttatttacagtgcAAATATGGTCATTTGATTTGTGCTGGTTGTTTTGGAGAAATCCTAAATGAAAGTCGTCTGCAAAATGAGATTGCATCTTGCCCTACTTGCCAAACCACTATTAGCAAAGATTTATGTTCTCGAAACATAGCTGTTGAACGAACCATATCAGAACTTCCAATGACTTGCCCACACTGTTCACTTGAGATTGTTccagaaatttataaagttcATAAAAAGAGTTTGTGTGATAAAAggttcgtatttttaaaaaaaatttatttgtgtaaaaaggaaaaatagataaaagagGTAGATATAAAACATCATCACCTTTATATGAGCATAATAATGTATGGTACTTATCGCAGTGTTCCCCTTAAGCATTTTTATAGAGGCGGTCCACCCTTTATCTGCTTTTTAATCCCTATAAATGTGCTTTCTTTGCTCTTTTTGTAAAACTAAGCAATAAGCTACTATCCCTTTAAAAACACTGCCATTTTACtcatattccatttaaaaaaataaataactccccatttaaataaaaattacacaccggtaaaattatttgtgtttataggtttaatttttattactattacatatatttactttgttaggattattctcaacttgttaaagtttctctttttatcaggtatattaatgaattttttaagtgattttaaaattattttttaagtaaatatgttttcaaaaaaaatgcaccattaaatgtatattttttttatagtttttagtttaaattatagagaaaatctttcaagttgtttatcaattaataattttttttagtttaaatttttttgaaacaatttagcTCAGAGATTGTCGTTTAgcatgcctttaattattttttataaactgcaaatttttctcttgttttgaTTATGTGTGAGAAtgactttttgaaaaagataattaaaatagtataagagggttttttaaaaattgttgagacTCAAATTCAGTTATTGTGTAACAGTAcacaatttgataaatttttacaatgttaaGTGAATGCCCTTTCAAATTTCGAGTGCCCTGTGCTTTTTTGTCCCTAGAGAGAACTCTGCCTATTGGTTACAGGGACTGGTTTACACAGGTAACTGCTACTGATAATTCAGATAAATGTATCAAATATAACAATTATTGATGATATCAAAATAGTAAGTGGGAAATTATCCCAATAATCATtggtaattataattattgaatacattaatataccaatcaatataaaataatatatcaaaaagtTAATATTGCCAATATTATTGAATACATGTGTaagtatgatatattttatttgggttacaaaatttcaagctatgtaaaaataatgtaaattgcaaaaataatgtataatgtttctgttaaatatcattttttttttaactaaacatttagttgatattaaaattaagcattatcAGTTATTTGAATTGTTCATGTTGCTAACTACTGGGAAAATAATGCGTAAGTTACTGTTCaacgtaaaagaaatttttttactacacttatattacataatattaaaattctgcaATTATCAGTTATTTGGACTGTTGTTGGTGTGAAAATTTGGAAAGTAGTTGCTAACTTATAGTCCATGTGATTGAAAAGTATGTAGtatattaattttgtggtaTTGATATACATTAATGTACAtttattatcaaacaaaaaatgtattgagATTATCAAAAGGTTATTAAaggatataaactataaaattaatgaaaatgctAGTTTAAACTCTTATCACAAATCTATCCACATAATGAAAACTCATAATTTCACTGTCAAGATCAATaatcaaatgaagaaaatttttaatttgtatattgcaatgaataattaatattgaattttcgcTTTAATTAAGAATGTTTAATTGTGATTCCTTGTTTTTCTCTTCAACttacaatatttcattaattaatcatAGTTaacattgttattaaatattagttttaacattttagcttattattacagtttctgaattattttttgtttgttttttaacttataatgtattttaacaaGTAACCATAAGGAGGCATTCAAATATGACGTAAGCATATTTTTGGCAGTTTGAAGTCTCTTTTCCCCCTTGTcagcaaaagtaaataaattacctgaccattatttttaactttactttagatttttaatgtagtaatctaattttgggattaaatttaaataaattactttgaatttacgttttaatacattttataacatttttagttgaatattcTTTAAGAATCTTTCGTGTTAAAAACTCTTGTCTtctgaaataaactttaacaaagttttttttttccaatattttcttcaaaaaattcaacttctgtttgaaatttaaaatgtttcctgctgtaatttttatgttaattttttttttctttttgattttaaaggaAGTTTTTAGAATAAGGGGATTTTAAATGTCTCACATATGCATTGCTCTGCTCCTCCActcttttttagtaaaaataatcaaatcacAAACCCGTGATGGGTGCTTGTGTAATATTTGAACTGTCATTAGTTGCATTGTCatcaaatattgtaattttaacttttatttgcagcttttcatttttgcattctgaaatattttgctttttaaaattgtattgtttGTTTACTGCAAACTCAGGTCCCATGCTAATCATTCGCCACCTtgccaaatgcgataaaattataaatttggtgaataaaattgtgttttgggtaatgattttttctactgaaaaaagaatagttaacttgattcaaaatttcgcccagaatgaattttttaaaaaaacaaatcagtcttttttattctatttcagtaatttttggtACATGCGTCGCAGCATGACCAATTAAAATTTggtcaaaataatataagtctGAAGCAAAAGTACTGTAGAATAGTTTtctatggggaaaaaaattgatcttaaaattttttaagatttgtgtTTGGCGAAGACTTTCTAAAATTGGAGAATACTCCTCATGtctggctaataatttgaaatccttagtgCAGGTCCTGtttactttgtaaaaatattataagaaaaatgttttatgtttttttcaaagtgattaatatttcttagaatttttataaatttcttgttaTTATCAGAATAATTccatcaatttttaatacaaaataatattaagtatttaataataacaagtgAATATAGGTTACCAAATAACAGATACATTATTTACTGTTGGATATTTTaccttattattctttttatttatttattaatgtgcttttacttttgtaaattgTAGGCCTGCCATATGTTGCAATCATTTAATTGGCTGCCCATGGGAAGGACCTTACCTTGAAAAATACAAGCATCAAGAGCAATGTAAACAGCTTTATGCTAatggttatgaaatattgaAGGCCTTAACTGCAATGGATCAGGAAAACAAAGAAGAAGTTCATCTTTATGAAAGAATATTTGAACTTCTTTCTGttgaaaagttttcttattttggtaaagtatttgtttaatatttaaaaatatttaggaaaatttatttcattctatattattagtaaatataaagTAGGTAGAGTATTTgctaaatatctaattttatttatgaattctgGGTACTTAATATTTGGGTGTGTCTACTTGTTCTATTGTGTGTGGATAATTGGctgatcaaattaaatttttttcctcttatgcTTTTAGATTTGCAGTTCAAAGCTTCAACATGCACATGTGAAAATAAAGCTGTTACGTATGAAACATCCAAGTTTTCTGCATTTGATAATTTGTGGCTTGTGAGTGGAAATATTAAAGAAGAAccttttgaatttcaatataagttgattttgaaaacaaaattatcaggGTAAGCatccaatttttaatacatatatatatcaggggtgACTGTGAcacaaggtaaaaaaaaacctgaaaattttatgtgcaaaaaatttatatcacgaTAGCAATTTACCTATcatacatatttcatatttaacatagctttttgaaataagatttataattaaattacctaccAATGAAGAATATCAcatttttatagtaactaatttcagaaaaaacttAGTTCTTACAAAAATCGCGatgtcagattttaaaaaattgcatgaataggAATcgtgatattgaattttaaaatcgcgttaatatgaatcgcgatattggaatttaaaatcacttgaaTATGAATACgatttaaaaacacataaatatgGATCGCAATGTGCAGCttttaaatcactaaaaaaatgagaatcggtgtttgatattacaaacgCATTATTGGGCTTTGAAAAAGCTAGAACTCGAATTGTggcattagattttaaattcatgtgaatacgaatcgcaaatatgatttttcaaaggcgtaaatacaaatcataacattggatttttaaatcatgtgattATGAATCACAAAATGcaacttttaatttagataaataaaaaatcaatgttgGTTATTCAAACCGCGTGAATAAAAACGGCTATATAAGTGGATTCCGGCGAAGTTCCAACTATTCAAAATGGCGAAAATTCGTCAAGTCAAAAGAATCAAACTGGCGGATTTCTGCCCATTTACGGAGAAATCATGTGTATGTAAGCGTCTTGTTAGGGGAAAGGGTTTTAGATTGAGgaattaagtgaaaattttgTCATAGTATAAGTCTTTGATTAGTAAAACTCTGAGAAACATTGGTCTTAAGAAATGCTGAATTTCGCGATATTCCCAGAAAAATCGTATGCCCGGCTCCTAATTTTTAGAATCGGGaggataatattaaaaaccCAGAATTCAATCATCCctgatatatttattgtacaATACatgtactaaattataaaataattaattttactaaataatctttttcttatttagaaataagttgtggaaatttattttcatgtgaaaaattttgatatatgtTGAGCATTCAAATATCTAATTAATgactaaatttgtttaattaagaaatataatttctacAGAAAAAATCTGAGAATTCTGATTTGAATTAACAGgttaaatcatgttttatttaataaagagttcaaatacttaaatagcttatgatatgaaatatttaaatgttttttaattatatttctttaaaaacataaactctacagtaaaaatattagacCTGTTTATATTAAgcttgtttgttaaaaaaaatatctattagttatttatttgattttttttaaaaatatatttcctattaaactgtgttttaaaaatttttcttaaacttggtAACAGCCTATGGGGTGTaggaaaaaacactttttttcccagtgtgttatgattaaaatatatttccagtattttcttattaataaaaaatatttgttttagattgatggaaaatgatttttaaaagattaaattctgGGAAACAAATCATTACCACTTAATATTTATCaagtattgtaaatatttttctaaaaacatgattatatcaTCAATAGGGAACTCTATAGTGATTCAATAATTGTAGTCCATAGAATAACTTTGGTATCTACATgccaaatttatgaattattttctttattgcagGCAAATtgggaattaattttaaattgtgaaatgtttgttaaaattagtCCAAACTTGTGAAAACctgttatttacttaaattacaaCTGAAATgcccttataaaaaaaaaaaaagatagagagAGAGGACCATTATCaggaaaatattatctttataaattagtcaggaaattggttaaaatttagaccacttaatttcattttttgtaatatctCTTGAACCATTTATACAAATCATTAAGAATCACAAACAAATGTGAAAATCGTTTAcccaaaattaatttcatgcaaaatatatttttttagataatttattatttaatttaatatttgtttattgctgaggcatacaattatttttatagttacaaattatgtatttgtgagagagaaaaaaaatccataatacGAATGAGATTAGTATAATAATTTCTGTGtaatgaagttttataaaagtcagattttcaatttttttttaaaattatttgactaactctgattaaatttttgattttgtcatttaaagctACAGAACTGTAGACTAaattttctgattcttaattaaacaaGGAAAACAATAGTCAAGGGACGAGATTTTCGTTATCGAcaatttcattgatatttatAGGATCTCTCAGGTTCCTCAATTCAAGAGTAAATTctccacaaaaaaaatatcaatgcataataaacttaatgaaaaaagaattattaaataaacagcagtcgccatagcaacgcacgCTATGACAACTCATGCACACTCTTTGCTCTTGAAAAATTGCTTAGTTTAAATTGATGCAAACATTTGTGTCatacataaacatattattctatttttttcattattaattaagttataaaaaataattataatttgtcgGATAAACAGGTTTTACAATtatgtgcattttatttatttttgattcacaTTATTAGTGTTTATGAAAAACAGTGTCAGGTAACCATAGCAACCTTCTGCTCGCCTGCGCATTGCCCCATCCTCAGTTAGTTTAACGATAGATACGGATGAGAGCCGACGAAAGCTAACGCTCTGGTTTATTACAACGATTTAGTTTTTAGTGTATGTGTTTTATGTTGTTTCATTCTTAATAAActcgttttgttttttattcaccatcatttcttcatattaaattaaaaagaacccTATAAGCAGTTTACGCAaaacataaacacataatgatTGAAACTTTTGACTGGTATTGTGACTACACttttgggaccatatttttcaaactgtgattgccccttatattttgagggttattCATGAAAAGTATCtgcttttctaattaaaaatagaaatagatctttgaactattaagattgtattttagtatgtaaaaatcagatcattagatctaaagttattaaggtattcctttttttactttgtgCACTTGCTCTACTgatttaatacataatatttttattcttttacttccAGGCCTTTAAGCTTACATTACCTCTTAGTAAAGGGTCCTTACAGTGATATGGAGATAAAACCTCAATTACGTCATTTTACATTTACAGATAAAGCATCTGAAAGCccttctaataatttagttctTTGGTATAATACTGATTCTCTAGAAACTTTCTTCTTAGCTAAGCGTATAAATTTccgcatttttttatttattaataaataaattgtttcaaagatatttattgttaaagtaTTTATTGGGTTAGCAggaaagtgtaaaataaaacaattctttctatacaaaaataaagctttaatcagtcaaatctctctctctctctgttcaattattttttaccatttttctgGCAACCATGATCCCATGCTCAGAGAACTTCGAGTCCTAATCAGCAAAAATCAGAACCAAGTGCAATTTGAgatcattgttattatttaaatttaaagaaattttcaaacttcaaaataaaggaTTATCCAACAATGCAAAGTCAGGGTTATTTGGGGTGAGGTGTAACTCACATCCCGCCCAAAAATGTTATGGTGAAACACTGTTCTTTTACTGTACTCCAAACTTGTAACTTCAGATTACTGTTTTAAAGAtgacaaaattgtttaaattctaagaatttcAATAACCACAAATTGCACTTGGTTGAGTTTTTTGATGATAAGGACCAGATGTATGAGTGTTGGATCAAGAAGTTCCTAGAAAAATGACGAAAAGCCATCGGACAGAATTAAAGATATTTGACtgattactattaattttttgcataccataaattaagctttatttcacattaaagacaaaattactttcttgtCAGCCCAATATATTTACTCATAAATTGACTACTTTTGTGTATGTCATGCATATCTTTCAttgttgttttaattgtttagatTAAGTTGGATAGTTTTCTCCTTGAGcgataaagttaaaaaaaaaaagttttagctataaaattcttatttaattttaattaattgttcaaAAAGATTGTGTATGAAAGATGTACTTGAATAATATTAgaatactattaaatattttttaggtgttcaaattttttaaacattacatcTTATTAATTTTCCGTGTTATTTTTTGTCCAGTACAAAGTTGTCTTTTACCCAGTCAATGTTGCTTGTATAGTagcttttatttgtaaataattaataaatagctgtaaagaaacatgaaatattgaataaaagtattataatttgtcttctttttggcctcataaaagttaagaaatattttgtttttggctTCAAAGTTATTCAAATAGAGCAAAATACACTGCTCAAAGCAATTAAAGGATATTGAGGTTGCAGGTCGATCTTGCAGCtggaaaattgtttgaaagataGATATATTATCGACAGACAATGTAGGctatatgagataaaaattaaatttgttcggcaggggaaaaaaagtgttttgttgAGCATTTGggtacaaaaggaaaaaaacacaatttgtgCATATgagaaaaaacaagtaaaaaaagcatttctttaaaagaaatcatttttagtCGGGGGTATGGTTTCCCCGAACCGCCAGCAACATTGAACACCTTTGAGGCATCAAGTCAATGAGAGGCTGGGGTATTCTGTCTCACTCCTCCAGAAGAGCTCTTCCCAGTTTTTGGAGAGTTTGTGGGGGTGGTAGGAGTCTAGCAATTCGTCTGCTTAATATTTCAAGCATGCTAGATTGGGTTCATGTCCAGAGAACACCCTGCCCAATCCATTCTTATGATTCCTTACTCCAGAAGGAAATCATTCCTTAAGTTAGCACAATGTGTCTGCAATTGTTGTCCATTAACATGAAGTCATCTCCAATTGCTGCAGTGTAAGGGACTACAATATGTCTCACAgggtgtgtagcgtttttaaaaagtgattattttttattttcgttttttaaaagcccttaaggtgctttttttcattgggtatttttaaaaagtgcttaatgtTTCCTTTTCCaaattgagatttttcctttaccatgatGATTTTTCGCTATGAATTATGCAGAAagacattgttctattcaatgttttcacaattaattcatccccaatctatttcggtgaATCGCCAGACCGTAGCTTATGAAAACGACATTcgatttacatgattcaaaaatcTTGACAATTGTCAAACACAATgccaaaagaatttattttttttgttgccatgactgttaaaaccaaataaaactgtcaattgtcaaaaattttctaaccctgcctaattatgatattcttttaaagtgcttgaaaagtgcttattttttgttgaataatttggctacgcaccctggtcTCAGTATCTTTTACCTATATCTGCGACCGGTCAGAGCTCCATTTCGAATGGTATGGAGATCAGTGCGTCCATCAATAGAGATGCCAAGAAGATTGGCATTCATATTTCGGTTTCTCCGAGCCATTACCGTTAAATAACGGTCTTAATTGGCATTGTTGCACGTCTACACCCTGATCTTCAACCTGCATGTCCAGTCTCCAAAAAATCGTTCCAGATGCTGGAAATCACACTTTGTGAAACTCCAATGGCTTCTGCTACTTTGGCCCCCTCTCAACAACTCTTCAAGCTTTTGATTTGGCTAAATGACTTCAGTGAGACATCACACTCATCCAAGCAACATGTTTATTGAATGCCCATTGTTCTTTTCCGCTTTGCCTAacattaagttgaaattttcagCGGCTGAAGCTACATCAAACTGAAAATTTACGTAgtgcaaagtttaaaaataagaaaaatttgcatttgtgactttcttcttccattttatgtaaaaaaaatttcttatactgTTATTTTACACAAGACTTACAATATCCTTTAATTGCTTTCATCAGTGTAACTGAACTTAAATTCGCaaactgtttttatattaatgcgGAAACGAGAAGcattttttgagaataaattttcggttaaaataatttaattgtaatttcattCCCCATAACCGCCCACTTAATAGTG
The nucleotide sequence above comes from Parasteatoda tepidariorum isolate YZ-2023 chromosome 6, CAS_Ptep_4.0, whole genome shotgun sequence. Encoded proteins:
- the LOC107457184 gene encoding zinc finger TRAF-type-containing protein 1-A, with amino-acid sequence MTEGGTSPSDSQFQANITFENPVSVASIEISSIFKNEDKSTLKFKLKEILRCAVCLELRRSAIFQCKYGHLICAGCFGEILNESRLQNEIASCPTCQTTISKDLCSRNIAVERTISELPMTCPHCSLEIVPEIYKVHKKSLCDKRPAICCNHLIGCPWEGPYLEKYKHQEQCKQLYANGYEILKALTAMDQENKEEVHLYERIFELLSVEKFSYFDLQFKASTCTCENKAVTYETSKFSAFDNLWLVSGNIKEEPFEFQYKLILKTKLSGPLSLHYLLVKGPYSDMEIKPQLRHFTFTDKASESPSNNLVLWYNTDSLETFFLAKRINFRIFLFINK